The DNA region TATCGCCAACATCGCCATGTCGTCCATCGCGACGGCCGTCCTGTCGATTCACTTTGGCGGCCTGGCCGGGGTGTTTATGGCGACCTTCGGCATCACCGCAATCGTCCTCCTGTTCGGCGAAAGCGCTCCCAAGTCCTACGCCATCGAGCACACCGAGACCTGGTCGATTCGAACGGCGAAACCGCTCAAAGCGACCGAGTACCTGCTCTACCCCCTCGTCGTCCTCTTCGATTACCTCACCCGCCAGATCAACCGCCTGACTGGTTCGGCGACCGGCGCCATCGAAACGCCCTACGTCACCCGCGACGAGATCCAGGAAATGATCGAATCGGGCGAGCGCGAGGGCGTCCTCGAGGAGGAAGAACACGAGATGCTCACCCGGATCTTCAGGTTCAACAACACTATCGTCAAGGAGGTGATGACGCCCCGACTCGACATGACGGCCGTGCCGCGGGATGCCGGCATCGACGAGGCCATCGAGACCAGCATCCAGAGCGGCCACGCCCGGATTCCGGTCTACGAGGGCAGCCTGGACAACGTCCAGGGCGTCGTCCACATCCGGGACCTCGTCCGAGACCTGAACTACGGCGAGTCGACGGATCTCACGATGGAGGACGTGATTCGTCCGACGCTGCACGTCCCGGAGTCGAAGAACGTCGACGAACTGCTGGGCGAGATGCGCGAAAACCGGATGCACATGGCCATCGTCATCGACGAGTTCGGCACCACCGAGGGGCTGGTGACGATGGAGGACATGGTCGAGGAGATCGTCGGCGAGATCCTCGAGGGCGGCGAGGAGGAACCGGTCGAGGAGGTCGACGACGACACTGTCGTCGTCCGCGGCGAGGTCAACATCGAGGAGGTCAACGAGGCCCTCGGCATCGAACTCCCCGAGGGCGAGGAGTTCGAGACCATCGCGGGGTTCATCTTCAATCGTGCCGGGCGCCTGGTGGAGGAGGGCGAAACCATCATGTACGACGACGACGGAGGCGTCGAGATCACCGTCGAAGAGGTCGAAAATACCCGAATCATGAAGGCTCGACTCGAAAAACTCGGCCTCGAGGAGGACGGAGAAGCGGTCGATGTGGACGGGGACGAGGACGAGCCTCGTGACGACAGTGACGGCGACGATGGAGACGGAAGTGGGAACGAGAACGGAAACGGAGACGCGGACACGGACGAGAGCGTAACAATCGAAGACGAGTAACCGGTCGGACCGACGGACTCGACCCGCGAAGCGGTCTGTTTTGCCGTTCAGAGGCACATTCGAAGGCCGAAACGATGGGGTGGCTACTCGAGCGTCGTGCGGAGGTACCTCGAAAGTCGAATTGACGAGTCCCACTCGAGCACTGGAGCGATGAGGAGAGACGCTCGAACACCGAACCGATCTCGCGCTACTGAGACCGCCCGACCAGCCCCTCGAGTTCCCGCGCCACGACCGGCGGGACGACCAGTCGCCGTGGGCCGGGCACGTACTGGCCGCCGGGGGTAGCGTACTCGAGGGTGACGATTGCGGTGTCACCTACCGTTCGGACGGACGCGTCCTCGAGGTGCTCGAGGGCGATCCGTTCTTCGGGGTCGTGGAGGTAGATAACGCCCTCGTCGGCGTCGATGGTCCCCACGGAGCGCAGGAACGAGGAACCGACGAGTGCGATCAGCGCGAGCGGGAGCGAGAACGCGGCGAGAAACGTGAACGGGCCGGCCCCGACGGCGAGTAAGTCGCCCTGGGAGACGAGACGGCCGGCGAACATCAACGCGCCGACGACGCCGACCATGGCGAGCGTGCCGAGGGCCGCGTCCATCGC from Natronosalvus rutilus includes:
- a CDS encoding hemolysin family protein — its product is MVYSLFEAVVFAYTVPGLGLEMDESIVTILGGITVILLIGVSAFFSSSEIALFSLPKHRVESMAEEGVPGAERVQALKSDPHRLLVTILVGNNIANIAMSSIATAVLSIHFGGLAGVFMATFGITAIVLLFGESAPKSYAIEHTETWSIRTAKPLKATEYLLYPLVVLFDYLTRQINRLTGSATGAIETPYVTRDEIQEMIESGEREGVLEEEEHEMLTRIFRFNNTIVKEVMTPRLDMTAVPRDAGIDEAIETSIQSGHARIPVYEGSLDNVQGVVHIRDLVRDLNYGESTDLTMEDVIRPTLHVPESKNVDELLGEMRENRMHMAIVIDEFGTTEGLVTMEDMVEEIVGEILEGGEEEPVEEVDDDTVVVRGEVNIEEVNEALGIELPEGEEFETIAGFIFNRAGRLVEEGETIMYDDDGGVEITVEEVENTRIMKARLEKLGLEEDGEAVDVDGDEDEPRDDSDGDDGDGSGNENGNGDADTDESVTIEDE